A window from Herbaspirillum sp. meg3 encodes these proteins:
- a CDS encoding mechanosensitive ion channel family protein: protein MELPFLNGVEPGPLQSGLIVAAAAVVAVVIAVILHRIGIVLVRKLVRNRPYTTNVTRIAFRASQVCVALFAIRVVLTAAPDDTPGLRSLSYLCTVALILALTWFVMRCIVSVSATVIQLNPYDVADNLKARRILTQTRVLTRSAYFIVGLLGFSFVLLTLPGARQFGASLLASAGVAGLVAGIAARPVLGNFIAGLQIAFSQPIRLDDVLIVNGEWGRVEEITGTFVVVRIWDERRMIVPLQWFIENPFENWTHTSSTILGTVFLWLDFCLPVEKLRAEFERVCKQAPQWDGRVCVLQVTDASDRAMQIRMLVSAQNSGNAFDLRCAIRESMIAFIARDYPEALPRLRSAIDPVEIGASSDQGRNLADRLGDIIDGSPRQA from the coding sequence ATGGAGTTGCCATTTCTTAACGGCGTGGAGCCCGGGCCTTTGCAGTCAGGGTTGATCGTCGCTGCCGCCGCTGTGGTGGCGGTGGTGATCGCCGTCATCCTGCATCGCATCGGCATTGTGCTGGTACGCAAACTGGTGCGCAATCGCCCGTACACCACCAACGTTACCCGCATTGCGTTTCGTGCCAGCCAGGTGTGCGTCGCCTTGTTCGCCATCCGAGTGGTGCTGACGGCCGCGCCGGACGACACGCCGGGTCTGCGGTCTTTGTCTTATCTGTGCACGGTGGCCCTGATACTCGCGCTGACCTGGTTCGTTATGAGATGCATCGTGTCGGTCAGCGCCACGGTGATTCAGCTCAATCCCTACGATGTCGCCGACAACCTCAAGGCGCGCCGCATTTTGACGCAGACAAGGGTGTTGACGCGCAGCGCGTATTTCATCGTCGGTTTGCTGGGGTTCTCGTTTGTGCTGCTGACCTTGCCGGGCGCACGCCAGTTCGGCGCGAGTTTGCTGGCCTCGGCAGGCGTAGCCGGTCTGGTCGCCGGTATTGCTGCAAGGCCGGTGCTGGGGAATTTCATTGCCGGTCTGCAAATCGCTTTCTCGCAGCCGATACGCCTCGACGACGTGCTGATCGTCAATGGCGAATGGGGGCGGGTGGAGGAAATCACTGGTACCTTTGTCGTCGTGCGCATCTGGGATGAGCGGCGCATGATCGTGCCGCTGCAGTGGTTCATTGAAAACCCGTTTGAAAACTGGACGCATACCTCGTCGACCATTCTCGGCACGGTTTTTCTGTGGCTGGATTTTTGCCTGCCGGTGGAGAAGCTGCGCGCCGAATTTGAACGGGTCTGCAAGCAGGCCCCGCAATGGGATGGCCGGGTCTGTGTCTTGCAGGTCACCGATGCCAGCGATCGCGCGATGCAGATCCGCATGCTGGTCAGCGCGCAAAACTCGGGCAATGCTTTCGATTTGCGCTGCGCCATTCGCGAATCGATGATCGCCTTCATCGCCAGGGATTATCCGGAAGCCTTGCCGAGATTGCGGTCAGCCATTGATCCGGTGGAGATCGGCGCATCGTCTGATCAAGGCCGAAATCTTGCCGATCGCCTCGGTGACATCATTGACGGCTCACCGCGTCAGGCGTGA
- a CDS encoding DNA polymerase II yields MQQPLPDQSSLSSQQQGFVLTRHWRDTPAGTEVEFWLATDEGPRLVRLPMQKSVAFIPAEQREQAEKVLRNERNYELRPLELTDFQRRPVLGLYCQQHRQLMKIDKLLKEYGISVYEADIRPPERYLMERFITAPVQFSGEQSEKAGSAKTPLLNVQLKPAPDYRPQLKLVSLDIETTMHGDLYSIALEGCGQRQVYMLGPPNGDASCIDFGMEYCDSRQLMLEKLNQWMARHDPDVIIGWNVVQFDLRVLQEHAERFKTPLRFGRDGSELEWREHGYNENHYFASAAGRLIIDGIESLRAATWNFPSFSLESVAQTLLGEGKAIDNAYQRMDEIDRRFAEDKPALAVYNLKDCELVTRIFAKTQLLDFMLERASVTGLPADRTGGSVAAFSHLYMPHMHRQGFVAPNLGDTPPESSPGGFVMDSQAGLYDSVLVLDYKSLYPSIIRTFLIDPVGLIEGLAHPDDADSIPGFRGARFSRTKHSLPAIIAKIWQGREVAKRQQNKPLSQALKIIMNSLYGVLGATICRFFDARLASSITMRGHEIMHRTRELIEAQGYQVIYGDTDSTFVWLKSAHGEQEADAIGNALVQHVNGWWRAHLQEQYGLDSALELQYETHYRRFLMPNVRGTDFGSKKRYAGMIVKPDGSEEMVYKGLETVRTDWTPLAQQFQQELYRRIFRRESYQSYVRDYVASTLRGERDDALVYRKRLRRPLDAYERNVPPHVRAARMADELNREQGRPLQYQNRGWISYVMTTTGPEPLEMPETRRSAIDYDHYVTRQLQPVADAILPFLQDDFAALITGQKELF; encoded by the coding sequence ATGCAGCAACCGTTACCTGATCAATCCAGCCTATCCAGCCAGCAGCAGGGCTTTGTCCTGACCCGGCATTGGCGCGACACGCCTGCCGGGACGGAAGTCGAGTTCTGGCTGGCGACGGACGAGGGGCCGCGGCTGGTGCGATTGCCGATGCAAAAGTCGGTGGCGTTTATCCCGGCAGAGCAACGCGAGCAGGCCGAGAAGGTATTGCGCAATGAGCGCAATTACGAATTGCGCCCACTTGAACTGACCGACTTCCAGCGCCGTCCGGTGCTGGGATTGTATTGCCAGCAACACCGGCAACTGATGAAGATCGACAAGCTGCTCAAGGAATACGGCATCAGCGTCTACGAAGCCGACATCCGCCCGCCGGAACGTTATCTGATGGAACGCTTCATCACGGCGCCGGTGCAGTTCAGCGGAGAGCAGAGCGAAAAAGCGGGCAGCGCCAAAACGCCCTTGCTGAATGTCCAGCTCAAACCAGCACCGGATTACCGTCCGCAACTGAAACTGGTGTCGCTGGATATCGAGACAACCATGCACGGCGATCTTTATTCGATCGCACTGGAAGGTTGCGGACAGCGGCAGGTCTACATGCTCGGCCCGCCGAACGGCGACGCGTCCTGTATCGACTTCGGCATGGAGTATTGCGACAGCCGCCAGCTGATGCTGGAAAAACTCAATCAATGGATGGCGCGACACGATCCCGACGTCATCATCGGTTGGAACGTGGTGCAATTTGATCTGCGCGTATTGCAGGAACATGCCGAGCGCTTCAAGACGCCGTTGCGCTTCGGTCGCGACGGCAGCGAGCTGGAGTGGCGCGAACACGGTTACAACGAGAATCACTATTTTGCGTCGGCGGCAGGCCGCCTGATCATCGACGGCATCGAGTCATTGCGCGCGGCGACCTGGAATTTCCCCTCCTTCAGTCTGGAATCGGTTGCGCAGACGTTGCTGGGCGAGGGCAAGGCGATCGACAACGCCTATCAGCGCATGGACGAAATCGACCGGCGCTTTGCCGAAGACAAGCCGGCACTGGCGGTCTACAACCTCAAGGATTGTGAGCTGGTCACGCGGATTTTCGCCAAGACGCAATTGCTGGATTTCATGCTGGAACGCGCTTCGGTGACCGGCTTGCCCGCAGATCGCACCGGTGGTTCGGTGGCGGCGTTCAGTCATCTGTATATGCCGCACATGCATCGCCAGGGCTTTGTCGCCCCCAATCTTGGCGATACGCCGCCGGAGTCAAGCCCGGGCGGCTTCGTCATGGATTCGCAGGCGGGCCTCTATGACTCGGTGCTAGTGCTGGATTACAAGAGCCTGTATCCGTCCATCATTCGTACCTTTCTGATTGATCCCGTGGGCCTGATCGAGGGGCTGGCGCATCCGGATGACGCAGACTCGATACCGGGATTTCGCGGTGCGCGCTTCTCGCGCACCAAGCACAGCTTGCCGGCCATCATCGCAAAAATCTGGCAGGGACGCGAAGTCGCCAAGCGTCAGCAAAACAAGCCTCTGTCGCAGGCCTTGAAAATCATCATGAACTCCCTGTATGGCGTGCTCGGCGCGACCATCTGCCGCTTCTTCGATGCGCGGCTGGCGTCGTCGATCACCATGCGCGGCCACGAGATCATGCATCGCACCCGTGAGCTGATCGAGGCGCAGGGTTATCAGGTGATTTACGGTGATACCGACTCTACCTTTGTCTGGCTGAAATCGGCGCATGGCGAGCAGGAAGCCGATGCCATCGGCAATGCGCTGGTGCAGCACGTCAACGGCTGGTGGCGTGCCCATCTGCAGGAGCAATACGGACTGGATAGTGCGCTGGAGCTGCAATACGAAACACATTACCGCCGCTTTCTCATGCCCAACGTGCGCGGTACCGACTTCGGCAGCAAGAAGCGCTACGCAGGCATGATCGTCAAGCCCGACGGCAGCGAGGAAATGGTCTATAAGGGGCTGGAAACCGTGCGCACCGACTGGACGCCGTTGGCGCAGCAGTTCCAGCAAGAACTGTATCGGCGCATCTTCCGGCGTGAGTCTTACCAGTCCTATGTGCGCGACTACGTGGCAAGCACGCTGCGTGGTGAACGCGACGATGCGCTGGTCTACCGCAAGCGTTTGCGCCGTCCGTTGGACGCCTACGAGCGCAATGTGCCGCCACACGTGCGCGCGGCGCGTATGGCGGACGAATTGAACCGTGAGCAGGGACGTCCGCTGCAATATCAGAACCGTGGCTGGATCAGCTATGTCATGACCACAACAGGCCCGGAACCATTGGAGATGCCTGAGACGCGGCGTTCGGCGATCGACTACGACCACTACGTCACGCGTCAGTTGCAGCCGGTGGCGGACGCCATCCTGCCTTTTTTGCAGGATGACTTTGCGGCACTGATTACGGGGCAAAAAGAGTTGTTCTGA
- a CDS encoding alpha/beta hydrolase, translating to MSLSGKILMVVGVLILAGGSLVACSPLKVLNAVTPDAAYQKTADIPYGANPRQKLDIYVPREPAAGKAPPVVVFFYGGSWNDGSRKDYDFVGEALSSRGFIVVVADYRVYPEVKYPEFLKDSAQAVAWTLQHAGEYGGDLKRVFVMGHSAGAYNAAMVALDARWLKGAGVSPRQLCGWIGLAGPYDFLPIENADVKPVFWFPDSPLDSQPVRHVGDDSPAALLIASHKDKIVNAVRNTGGMAQLLRDHRVPVEEIYFDNTSHATLVASLSRPFRHLAPTLDRIADFIENTPSR from the coding sequence ATGAGTCTGTCCGGCAAGATACTAATGGTGGTTGGCGTGCTGATCCTGGCCGGCGGTAGTCTGGTGGCCTGCTCGCCACTGAAGGTGCTCAATGCGGTGACGCCGGACGCTGCTTATCAGAAGACCGCAGATATTCCTTACGGCGCTAATCCGCGGCAGAAACTCGATATCTATGTTCCTCGCGAGCCGGCGGCCGGCAAAGCGCCGCCTGTCGTGGTGTTTTTCTACGGCGGCAGCTGGAATGACGGCAGCCGCAAGGATTACGACTTCGTCGGCGAGGCGCTGAGTTCGCGTGGATTTATCGTGGTGGTGGCGGATTACCGTGTTTATCCGGAGGTGAAGTATCCGGAGTTTCTTAAAGACAGCGCGCAGGCTGTCGCATGGACGCTTCAGCACGCCGGAGAATACGGCGGCGACCTGAAACGCGTCTTTGTCATGGGGCATAGCGCTGGGGCATATAACGCGGCCATGGTCGCCCTGGATGCGCGCTGGTTGAAAGGAGCGGGTGTCTCGCCGCGGCAATTGTGCGGTTGGATTGGTCTTGCCGGGCCCTACGATTTTCTGCCGATTGAAAATGCCGATGTCAAACCCGTATTCTGGTTTCCCGATTCACCGCTGGATTCGCAGCCGGTGCGGCATGTCGGCGATGACAGCCCGGCTGCCTTGCTGATTGCTTCGCACAAGGACAAGATCGTCAATGCCGTGCGCAATACCGGTGGCATGGCGCAGCTGTTGCGGGATCATCGCGTGCCTGTCGAGGAAATCTATTTTGACAATACAAGCCACGCGACGCTTGTTGCGAGCCTGTCGCGTCCGTTTCGCCATCTTGCGCCGACACTGGATCGTATTGCGGATTTCATTGAAAATACGCCATCTAGATAA
- a CDS encoding indolepyruvate ferredoxin oxidoreductase family protein, with product MESRSAAELAGLSILPDVAGQTVQELATHTSAATSSSASSAASSASATALAQVSLDDKYTATSGSIFLSGIQALVRLPLLQYLRDQKAGLNTAGFISGYRGSPLGGLDEALWKAKPHLDAHKVRFQPGTNEDMAATAVWGTQQVDLIGPAKVDGVFAMWYGKGPGVDRCGDVLKHMNHAGTSAKGGVLLVAGDDHGAYSSTLPHQSDHIFSASMIPMLYPCNVQEYLDLGLHGWAMSRFSGCTVGFKALADTVESSASVDANPFRVEINYPADFVMPEGGLNARLSTDTLGVQARKQEALMQDYKIYAALAYARANKLNRVMIDSPKARLGIIASGKSYLDVLEALSELGIDEDFAAEIGLRLFKVSMPWPLEPEGVREFAQGLDEILVVEEKRQMVEYQLKEQLYNWRDDVRPRVIGKFDEKGEWVAPRGEWLLTSKADFSVAQIARVIAARIARFHTSDLIKARLAFLDAKDAVLNKAVSTPPRPAYYCSGCPHNTSTKVPEGSFALAGIGCHVMATAIYPEFNKLTTHMGGEGGPWIGQAPFSQVPHVFANLGDGTYFHSGYLAIRAAVAANVNMTYKILYNDAVAMTGGQPVDGTTSVPMIAQQMAAEGIKRIALVSEDISRYADRSNLPALATIHDRKDMDAVQRELRELPGVTVIIYDQTCAAEKRRRRKKGEYPDPDQRLFINEAVCEGCGDCGVQSNCTSILPLETEFGRKRAIDQSSCNKDYSCVKGFCPSFVTVNGGKLKKSKTGVIKKDSADDFGVLPEPAIPSCETPFNILINGIGGTGVITIGALMGMAAHLEGKGASVLDMTGMSQKNGSVTSHVRIARTPQAIRAQRIATGEADLILGCDMLTAGSHDAISKMRPGRTRAVVNVHQQPPGQFAKNPDWQFPFEDVKALIQESVDQQADFIDATRLATALMGDSIATNLFMLGYAYQRGELPLSEAALLRAIEMNGVAIESNKTSFLWGRRAAVDLARVERIAVPAQPVVIRMPETLDKLIKRRVAFLADYQDAAYAESFARFIEQVREKEAALNLGDKLSLAVARNLSKLMAYKDEYEVARLYTDGRFMEQLKQQFEGDFSLSFNLAPPMFSKKDAQGRLVKAKYGSWMMSAFKLLAKFKGLRGGAFDVFGYTEERKTERRLIAEYRETVMSLLDGLTADKLALAVEIAQLPEQIRGYGHVKDKALTQVRGKQEELLARYRAPGDLAQKVNIARMVAA from the coding sequence ATGGAATCCCGTTCGGCAGCCGAGCTTGCTGGATTGTCGATCCTGCCAGACGTGGCAGGACAGACAGTCCAGGAGCTAGCAACTCATACTTCTGCAGCAACATCCTCTTCCGCATCTTCGGCTGCTTCATCGGCTTCAGCAACAGCGCTGGCCCAGGTCAGTCTGGATGACAAATATACGGCGACCTCCGGCTCCATCTTTCTGTCGGGTATCCAGGCGCTGGTGCGCTTGCCTTTGTTGCAATATTTGCGTGATCAGAAGGCCGGGCTCAATACCGCGGGCTTTATCTCCGGCTATCGCGGCTCGCCCCTGGGCGGTCTTGATGAGGCCCTGTGGAAGGCCAAGCCGCATCTTGATGCGCACAAGGTCAGATTCCAGCCCGGCACCAACGAAGATATGGCGGCGACCGCCGTCTGGGGCACGCAGCAGGTCGATCTGATCGGTCCGGCCAAGGTCGATGGCGTGTTCGCCATGTGGTACGGCAAAGGCCCGGGTGTGGATCGTTGCGGCGATGTGCTCAAGCACATGAACCATGCCGGCACTTCCGCCAAAGGTGGCGTGTTGCTGGTAGCGGGCGACGATCACGGCGCGTATTCATCGACGTTGCCGCATCAGTCAGATCACATATTCTCTGCATCGATGATTCCGATGCTGTATCCCTGCAACGTGCAGGAATACCTTGACCTCGGCTTGCACGGCTGGGCGATGTCGCGCTTCTCCGGCTGTACGGTGGGCTTCAAGGCGCTGGCCGATACGGTGGAGTCGAGTGCCTCGGTGGATGCCAATCCTTTCCGCGTCGAGATCAACTATCCGGCCGACTTCGTCATGCCCGAAGGCGGTCTCAACGCCCGTTTGTCGACCGACACGCTGGGGGTGCAGGCGCGCAAGCAAGAAGCGCTGATGCAGGATTACAAGATCTACGCCGCGCTCGCCTACGCGCGCGCGAACAAGCTCAATCGCGTGATGATCGACAGCCCCAAGGCGCGGCTGGGCATCATCGCGTCAGGCAAATCCTATCTCGATGTGCTGGAAGCGCTGAGTGAGCTCGGTATTGACGAAGACTTCGCTGCCGAGATTGGTTTGCGCCTGTTCAAGGTATCGATGCCGTGGCCGCTGGAGCCGGAAGGCGTGCGCGAATTCGCGCAAGGCCTGGACGAGATTCTGGTGGTGGAAGAAAAACGCCAGATGGTCGAGTACCAGCTCAAGGAACAGCTCTACAACTGGCGCGATGACGTGCGTCCTCGCGTGATCGGCAAGTTCGACGAAAAAGGCGAATGGGTGGCGCCGCGCGGCGAGTGGCTGCTGACCTCCAAGGCGGATTTTTCGGTGGCGCAGATTGCACGCGTGATCGCGGCGCGGATTGCGCGGTTCCACACCAGCGACCTGATCAAGGCGCGTCTGGCCTTCCTCGATGCCAAGGATGCCGTTCTGAACAAGGCGGTCAGCACACCGCCGCGTCCGGCATATTACTGCTCGGGTTGCCCGCACAATACCTCGACCAAGGTGCCGGAAGGCAGCTTTGCGCTGGCCGGTATCGGCTGTCACGTGATGGCGACGGCGATCTATCCGGAATTCAACAAGCTGACCACGCACATGGGCGGCGAGGGTGGGCCGTGGATCGGACAGGCGCCGTTTTCTCAAGTGCCGCACGTGTTTGCCAACCTTGGTGACGGCACGTATTTCCACTCGGGTTATCTGGCGATTCGCGCTGCGGTGGCGGCCAACGTCAACATGACTTACAAGATTCTCTACAACGATGCCGTGGCGATGACCGGCGGCCAGCCGGTTGACGGCACCACCTCCGTGCCGATGATCGCGCAGCAGATGGCGGCAGAGGGCATCAAGCGCATCGCGCTGGTGAGCGAAGACATCAGCCGCTACGCCGATCGCTCCAACTTGCCGGCGCTGGCGACCATCCACGACCGCAAGGACATGGATGCGGTGCAGCGCGAACTGCGCGAGCTGCCCGGCGTGACCGTGATCATCTATGACCAGACCTGCGCCGCCGAGAAGCGCCGCCGCCGCAAAAAAGGTGAATATCCCGACCCTGACCAGCGCTTGTTCATCAACGAAGCCGTCTGTGAAGGCTGCGGCGACTGCGGCGTGCAATCGAACTGCACGTCGATTTTGCCGCTGGAGACCGAGTTCGGCCGCAAGCGCGCCATCGATCAATCCTCGTGCAACAAGGATTATTCCTGCGTCAAAGGCTTCTGCCCGAGTTTTGTCACCGTCAACGGCGGCAAGCTCAAAAAATCCAAAACCGGCGTCATCAAGAAGGATAGCGCCGACGACTTCGGCGTGTTGCCCGAGCCAGCGATCCCGTCCTGCGAGACACCGTTCAACATCCTCATCAACGGCATCGGCGGCACCGGCGTCATCACCATCGGCGCACTGATGGGCATGGCTGCACATCTGGAAGGCAAGGGCGCATCGGTGCTGGACATGACCGGCATGTCGCAAAAGAACGGTTCGGTGACTTCACACGTGCGTATCGCGCGCACACCGCAAGCCATCCGCGCCCAGCGCATCGCCACCGGTGAAGCCGATCTGATCCTCGGTTGCGACATGCTGACTGCAGGCTCGCACGATGCGATTTCCAAGATGCGTCCCGGCCGCACCCGTGCCGTCGTCAATGTGCATCAGCAACCACCGGGTCAGTTCGCCAAGAATCCCGACTGGCAATTTCCATTTGAAGACGTCAAGGCGCTGATTCAGGAATCGGTTGATCAACAGGCTGATTTCATCGATGCGACACGTCTGGCAACGGCATTGATGGGCGATTCGATTGCGACCAACTTGTTCATGCTTGGCTATGCGTATCAACGTGGCGAGTTGCCGTTAAGCGAAGCCGCCTTGCTGCGCGCTATCGAAATGAACGGCGTCGCCATCGAATCCAACAAGACCAGTTTCCTGTGGGGCCGCCGCGCCGCCGTCGATCTGGCCCGTGTTGAGCGTATTGCCGTACCGGCGCAACCGGTGGTGATCCGCATGCCGGAAACACTGGACAAGCTGATCAAGCGCCGCGTGGCTTTCCTGGCCGACTATCAGGATGCGGCGTACGCAGAATCGTTCGCACGCTTCATCGAACAGGTGCGTGAGAAGGAGGCCGCCCTGAACCTGGGCGACAAGCTCAGCTTGGCAGTGGCTCGCAATTTGTCCAAGCTGATGGCCTACAAGGATGAGTACGAAGTCGCGCGCCTCTACACCGATGGCCGTTTCATGGAGCAACTGAAGCAGCAGTTTGAAGGCGACTTCTCGCTGAGCTTCAACCTGGCGCCGCCGATGTTTTCCAAAAAGGATGCGCAAGGCCGTCTGGTCAAGGCCAAATACGGTTCGTGGATGATGTCGGCGTTCAAGCTGCTGGCAAAATTCAAGGGCCTGCGTGGTGGCGCATTCGACGTCTTCGGTTACACCGAAGAGCGCAAAACCGAGCGTCGCCTGATTGCCGAGTATCGCGAAACGGTGATGTCTTTGCTGGATGGACTCACCGCCGACAAGCTGGCGCTGGCCGTCGAAATTGCCCAATTGCCCGAGCAGATCCGCGGCTATGGACATGTCAAAGACAAGGCGCTCACACAGGTGCGTGGCAAGCAGGAAGAATTGCTGGCGCGTTACCGTGCACCGGGCGATCTGGCACAGAAAGTGAATATTGCGCGTATGGTGGCTGCCTGA
- a CDS encoding acyl-CoA dehydrogenase family protein: MDFELNEDQLAFQSSARDFAAGEMAPHAAKWDEESHFPVDVIAKAGELGFCGLYTPEEVGGLGLTRLDATVVFEELAHACPSTAAFLTIHNMVSWMIASWATPEVKAAWCGDLAVGKKIGSYCLTEPGSGSDAASLKTTAKLVDGHYIVNGSKAFISGAGATDVLVVMARTGGDGAKGISALVLPANTPGISYGKKEVKMGWNSQPTRTISFDNVKVPANHLLGQEGEGFKFAMKGLDGGRINIATCSVGAAQAALDAAHAYMKERKQFGRPIADFQALQFKLADMQTELVAARQMVRLAAVKLDSKSPNATTYCAMAKRFATDLGFKICNEALQIHGGYGYIREYPLERYFRDVRVHQILEGTNEIMRVIIARHLLNNESNEDIR, encoded by the coding sequence ATGGATTTTGAACTGAACGAAGACCAACTGGCCTTCCAGAGCAGCGCACGCGATTTCGCCGCCGGCGAGATGGCTCCCCACGCGGCGAAGTGGGATGAAGAATCGCATTTCCCGGTTGACGTCATCGCCAAGGCAGGCGAACTCGGTTTCTGCGGTTTGTACACGCCGGAAGAGGTCGGCGGCCTCGGTCTGACGCGTCTTGACGCGACCGTCGTGTTTGAAGAACTGGCGCACGCCTGTCCGTCGACGGCGGCTTTCCTGACGATTCACAATATGGTGAGCTGGATGATTGCCTCCTGGGCCACGCCGGAGGTCAAGGCGGCCTGGTGCGGCGACCTGGCCGTGGGCAAGAAGATTGGTTCCTACTGCCTGACCGAACCCGGTTCCGGTTCCGACGCGGCATCGCTCAAAACCACCGCCAAACTGGTGGATGGTCATTACATCGTCAACGGATCCAAGGCCTTTATCTCGGGCGCGGGCGCGACGGACGTACTGGTCGTGATGGCGCGCACCGGTGGTGACGGTGCCAAAGGTATTTCGGCGCTTGTCTTGCCCGCCAATACGCCGGGCATCAGCTATGGCAAGAAGGAAGTCAAGATGGGCTGGAACAGTCAGCCCACGCGCACCATCAGCTTCGACAACGTCAAGGTGCCGGCCAATCACTTGCTGGGGCAGGAAGGCGAAGGCTTCAAGTTCGCCATGAAGGGACTCGACGGCGGCCGTATCAACATCGCCACCTGTTCCGTCGGCGCCGCGCAGGCAGCACTAGATGCCGCACATGCTTACATGAAAGAACGCAAGCAGTTCGGCCGTCCGATCGCCGACTTCCAGGCGCTGCAATTCAAGCTGGCCGACATGCAGACCGAACTGGTCGCAGCACGCCAGATGGTGCGTCTGGCGGCGGTCAAGCTCGACTCCAAGTCCCCCAACGCCACCACCTACTGCGCGATGGCAAAACGTTTCGCCACCGATCTGGGCTTCAAGATCTGTAATGAAGCGCTGCAAATTCACGGCGGCTATGGCTACATCCGTGAATATCCGCTGGAGCGTTATTTCCGTGACGTGCGCGTGCATCAGATTCTGGAAGGCACCAATGAAATCATGCGTGTGATCATTGCGCGCCATCTGCTCAATAACGAATCCAACGAGGATATTCGATGA
- a CDS encoding enoyl-CoA hydratase, producing the protein MTSYTNLRLEVVGHTAVVTLAHPPANTWTREGLIDIKRLVTDLNNDRNIYSMVVTGEGEKFFSAGADLKLFADGDKALAREMARRFGEAFETLSQFRGVSIAAINGYAMGGGLECALACDIRIAEAQAQMALPEASVGLLPCAGGTQLLPWLVGEGWAKRMILCGERVNAETALRIGLVEEVVPQGQAKQRALELAKQVDKQSPSSVTASKKLIQGARHNPLATTLPVERELFIDLFDTQDQKEGVNAFLQKRTAEWKNA; encoded by the coding sequence ATGACCAGTTATACCAATTTGCGTCTGGAAGTTGTCGGCCATACTGCCGTCGTCACGCTCGCCCATCCGCCTGCCAACACCTGGACGCGCGAAGGCCTGATCGATATCAAGCGTCTTGTCACCGATCTCAACAACGACCGCAATATCTACAGCATGGTGGTGACCGGCGAAGGCGAGAAATTCTTTTCCGCAGGCGCCGACCTGAAATTGTTCGCCGATGGTGACAAGGCGCTCGCGCGTGAGATGGCGCGCCGTTTCGGCGAGGCGTTTGAGACGTTGAGCCAGTTCCGCGGCGTATCGATTGCGGCCATCAACGGTTATGCCATGGGCGGCGGTCTTGAGTGCGCGTTGGCCTGCGACATCCGCATCGCCGAGGCGCAGGCGCAGATGGCTTTGCCGGAAGCCTCAGTCGGTTTGCTGCCTTGTGCGGGCGGCACCCAGTTGCTGCCGTGGCTGGTCGGCGAAGGCTGGGCCAAGCGCATGATCCTGTGCGGCGAGCGCGTCAACGCCGAGACGGCATTGCGCATCGGCCTGGTGGAAGAAGTCGTGCCGCAAGGTCAGGCAAAACAACGCGCGCTGGAGCTGGCAAAGCAAGTCGACAAGCAAAGCCCATCCAGCGTAACGGCGAGCAAGAAGCTGATCCAGGGCGCGCGCCACAATCCTTTGGCAACGACCTTGCCGGTCGAGCGCGAACTGTTCATCGATCTGTTCGATACGCAGGATCAGAAAGAGGGCGTCAATGCCTTCCTGCAGAAACGTACAGCAGAATGGAAGAATGCCTGA
- a CDS encoding GyrI-like domain-containing protein — protein sequence MNGAMPGREDSQVSSRFYSRFRKVLDHIDNHLDGDLSVERLSSVAAFSKYHFHRQFTGLFGVNVYRYVQLRRMRRASYQLAFRDDQIIDIALANGYETPESFSRAFKKEGGQSPSGFREQPQWDPWHAIYQSLKELRIITMQNTYSAEDVKIVDFNVTRVAAFEHRGDPRGIGDSVRHFIDWRKQHHLPPSVSATFNILYDNPAEVAPQDFRLDICAATAQAIGVNSTGIVEKIIPAGRCAVLRVTGPEEMLEQAARYLYLEWLPQSGEELRDFPLFAQRIRFFPDVPEGEAVLDLFLPIC from the coding sequence TTGAACGGAGCAATGCCCGGACGCGAAGACAGCCAAGTCTCTAGCCGCTTCTACAGCCGATTCCGCAAGGTTCTTGACCATATCGACAATCACCTCGATGGCGATTTGTCGGTGGAGCGGCTGAGCAGCGTGGCGGCATTTTCGAAGTATCACTTTCATCGGCAGTTCACCGGCTTGTTCGGCGTCAACGTGTATCGCTACGTGCAGTTGAGGCGTATGCGGCGCGCCTCGTATCAATTGGCGTTTCGGGATGATCAGATCATCGACATCGCATTGGCCAATGGCTACGAAACACCCGAATCGTTTTCCCGCGCATTCAAGAAGGAGGGCGGTCAGTCACCGTCCGGTTTTCGCGAACAGCCGCAGTGGGATCCCTGGCATGCCATCTATCAATCATTGAAAGAACTGAGGATCATCACCATGCAGAATACGTATAGCGCTGAAGACGTCAAGATCGTCGATTTCAACGTTACACGGGTTGCCGCATTCGAGCATCGCGGCGATCCGCGCGGTATTGGCGACTCGGTGCGTCACTTTATTGACTGGCGCAAGCAACACCACCTGCCGCCTTCTGTCAGTGCAACTTTTAACATCCTCTACGACAATCCTGCCGAGGTAGCGCCGCAAGATTTTCGTCTCGATATTTGTGCCGCCACGGCGCAAGCGATAGGGGTGAATTCCACAGGCATCGTCGAGAAGATAATTCCCGCCGGCCGCTGTGCAGTGCTGCGGGTTACCGGGCCGGAAGAAATGCTGGAGCAGGCAGCGCGCTATCTGTACCTGGAGTGGTTGCCGCAGAGCGGCGAAGAGCTGCGGGACTTTCCGTTGTTTGCGCAGCGTATCAGGTTCTTTCCGGATGTCCCGGAAGGCGAGGCTGTACTTGATCTATTTTTACCGATTTGCTGA